A window of Ignavibacterium sp. contains these coding sequences:
- a CDS encoding ATP-dependent helicase, with product MEKKYKLKRFSEAGFKSEVDESRFKINYREELNPSQYEAASAVEGIYLIIAGAGTGKTRTLVYRVARLIELGNDPNSILLLTFTRKAANEMMRRASLLLDDRCSKIRGGTFHSFANITLRKYARAVGLDSNFTILDQGDSEDVINLIRSQDKFLTKERRFPNKQTLGKVYSLSVNTKRKVEEIIQEDYPHFLPLLDKILDIQKIYNDYKRKNNLLDYDDLLLYLKEFLFNGGLAAKAFTSEIKFVMVDEYQDTNHLQAEIVKGLAQYNRNVMVVGDDSQAIYSFRGADFKNIMEFPKLFPDVKIIKLEENYRSYQSILDFANRINHTALEKFEKNLYTRRGSGPLPNIVAATTENLQSKFIVEKILDLREEGVPLRDIAVLFRSSFHSFDLELELSKANIPFQKFGGMKFVETAHIKDVMAFLRIVVNPRDVISWYRVLLLHEGVGPKTAQKILDELATARITIKAEPEQQPEFSYQKLGPLFYLLYNLQKKKIMPSEMVQSVYEYYWDLFKANYDDWNKRKKDLEIFLNIVENYSSVDTLLSDMAIEPIIDSVVDIGAEDKENEFVTLSTIHSAKGLEWHTVFIIHAVEGYFPSSKSAENLEQLEEERRLMYVASTRAKNNLFITYPMNLYDREAGTTLSKPSRFISEITPDLAEGWLLEEEF from the coding sequence ATGGAAAAGAAATATAAGCTTAAAAGATTTTCTGAAGCGGGATTCAAATCAGAAGTTGATGAATCCCGCTTTAAGATTAATTACCGAGAAGAGTTAAATCCATCGCAGTACGAAGCGGCTTCTGCCGTTGAAGGAATATATCTTATAATTGCCGGTGCAGGAACAGGAAAAACCAGAACACTGGTTTATCGTGTTGCAAGACTTATTGAACTTGGCAACGATCCTAATTCAATTCTGCTTTTAACCTTCACAAGAAAAGCAGCTAATGAAATGATGCGACGAGCTTCATTACTGCTTGATGATAGATGTTCTAAAATTCGCGGCGGAACATTTCATTCATTCGCAAACATTACATTAAGAAAATATGCCCGCGCTGTTGGTCTTGATTCCAACTTTACAATTCTTGATCAGGGTGATAGTGAAGATGTGATAAATTTAATTCGTTCTCAGGATAAATTTCTTACAAAAGAAAGAAGATTTCCAAATAAACAAACACTTGGCAAAGTCTATAGTCTTAGTGTAAACACTAAACGGAAAGTTGAAGAAATTATTCAGGAAGACTATCCACATTTTCTCCCATTACTTGATAAGATATTGGATATTCAAAAAATTTATAATGATTATAAAAGAAAAAATAATTTGCTGGATTATGATGATTTATTACTATACTTAAAAGAATTTTTATTTAACGGCGGATTAGCTGCCAAAGCTTTTACCTCCGAAATAAAATTCGTAATGGTTGATGAATATCAGGATACTAATCATCTTCAGGCAGAAATTGTTAAAGGACTTGCGCAGTATAACAGAAATGTAATGGTAGTTGGCGATGATTCACAGGCGATTTATTCTTTCCGTGGAGCAGATTTTAAAAACATAATGGAGTTTCCAAAACTTTTTCCGGATGTGAAGATTATCAAATTGGAAGAGAACTATCGCAGTTACCAATCAATATTGGATTTCGCAAATCGAATAAATCACACTGCATTAGAAAAGTTTGAAAAAAATCTTTATACAAGACGAGGAAGTGGTCCGTTACCAAATATTGTTGCTGCAACAACAGAAAATCTTCAATCCAAATTCATTGTCGAAAAAATTCTTGACCTCAGAGAGGAAGGAGTACCGCTCAGAGACATCGCTGTTTTATTCCGTTCTTCATTTCATTCTTTTGATCTGGAATTGGAACTATCAAAAGCTAACATCCCTTTTCAAAAATTTGGTGGAATGAAATTCGTTGAAACTGCTCACATTAAAGATGTGATGGCATTTCTTAGAATAGTTGTAAATCCAAGAGATGTAATTAGCTGGTACAGAGTCTTATTGCTTCACGAAGGAGTCGGACCAAAAACTGCACAGAAAATTTTGGATGAATTGGCAACAGCAAGAATTACAATTAAAGCTGAACCTGAACAACAACCGGAATTCAGTTATCAGAAATTAGGTCCGCTTTTTTATCTGTTGTATAATCTTCAAAAGAAAAAAATTATGCCCTCGGAAATGGTTCAATCGGTTTATGAATATTATTGGGATTTATTCAAAGCTAACTATGATGATTGGAATAAACGTAAGAAGGATTTAGAAATATTTTTAAATATCGTTGAGAACTATTCATCCGTAGATACGCTTCTATCGGATATGGCGATTGAACCCATCATTGATAGTGTTGTTGATATTGGAGCTGAAGATAAAGAGAATGAATTTGTCACTCTTTCAACAATACATTCAGCTAAAGGACTTGAATGGCACACAGTTTTTATCATTCACGCTGTAGAGGGTTACTTCCCTTCAAGTAAAAGTGCAGAAAATCTTGAGCAGCTTGAAGAAGAAAGAAGACTGATGTATGTAGCATCAACAAGAGCAAAGAATAATCTATTCATAACTTATCCGATGAATCTTTACGACCGGGAAGCCGGAACAACTTTATCAAAACCTTCAAGATTTATTTCTGAAATTACTCCGGATTTAGCTGAAGGTTGGTTACTTGAAGAAGAATTTTAA
- a CDS encoding methyltransferase domain-containing protein — MSSPIATSKKSVLKKSIINLHKKLSHSHRIAVLGEIISKEISSLRSGREEIKILDIGCGDMSLIELIQTYVENVNPICLDIYPLPGEYLNDSKWQKYKQFDGQNIPYDGNYFDFSILSDVLHHDFKNSYSLLKESLRVSHITIIKDHFQKSFYSRLMLKFMDIIGNWGYGVALPKNYFTEVSFQKLLNEVGAVEIKRINNIELYSHNIFLSIFLKSDWQFISIIKKK, encoded by the coding sequence ATGAGTTCACCAATTGCTACTAGTAAAAAATCTGTTCTCAAAAAAAGCATAATTAATTTGCACAAGAAACTTTCTCATAGCCATAGGATAGCAGTATTAGGGGAGATAATATCCAAGGAAATTTCATCATTAAGATCAGGAAGAGAAGAGATAAAAATTTTGGATATTGGCTGCGGCGATATGTCTCTGATTGAATTGATTCAGACTTATGTAGAAAATGTTAATCCAATTTGCTTAGATATTTATCCCTTACCTGGGGAGTATTTGAACGACTCTAAATGGCAAAAGTACAAACAATTTGATGGACAAAATATTCCTTATGATGGCAATTATTTCGATTTTTCAATTTTGAGTGATGTGTTACATCACGACTTTAAAAATTCATATAGTTTGCTAAAAGAATCTTTAAGAGTTAGTCATATTACTATTATAAAGGACCATTTTCAAAAATCATTTTATTCTCGTTTAATGCTTAAGTTTATGGATATAATCGGCAATTGGGGTTATGGAGTTGCTTTGCCAAAAAATTATTTTACGGAGGTTTCCTTTCAAAAATTGCTTAACGAAGTCGGTGCTGTTGAAATAAAAAGAATAAATAATATTGAATTATATTCACACAATATCTTCTTATCAATATTTCTTAAATCTGATTGGCAATTTATTTCAATAATAAAGAAAAAATAG
- a CDS encoding ribonuclease H-like domain-containing protein has protein sequence MRRIVFDIETCSYPFSSLAPSQQEYLLKYADKETDPDKKQQMTDEAIRYTSLYPFTAKCIVIGIYDIEKEKSYVYYESENPEEWKSEDEKTNYKGLTEKEMLESFWRIAEKVDQFVTFNGRNFDVPFLMLRSAMLKVKPSVNLMGSRYNETHIDLLEQFTFFGTTRKFNLDFYCNAFGIESPKSKDISGMEVKNLYEAGRIKDIATYCSKDIYATYQLYKIWEEFLRFK, from the coding sequence ATGAGAAGAATTGTATTTGATATTGAAACTTGTTCGTATCCTTTTAGCTCGTTAGCTCCAAGTCAGCAGGAGTATTTACTAAAATATGCTGATAAAGAAACTGATCCTGACAAAAAACAACAAATGACTGATGAAGCAATCAGATATACAAGTCTTTATCCGTTTACCGCTAAGTGTATTGTGATAGGAATTTATGATATCGAAAAAGAAAAGTCTTATGTTTATTATGAATCTGAAAATCCAGAAGAATGGAAATCGGAGGATGAAAAAACTAATTACAAAGGATTAACCGAAAAAGAAATGCTTGAATCGTTCTGGAGAATTGCAGAGAAAGTTGACCAGTTTGTTACATTTAATGGAAGAAACTTCGATGTGCCTTTTTTAATGCTTCGTTCTGCAATGCTGAAGGTGAAGCCATCCGTAAATCTGATGGGAAGCAGATATAATGAAACTCATATTGACTTACTTGAGCAGTTTACTTTTTTCGGTACGACCAGAAAATTTAATCTGGATTTCTACTGCAATGCTTTTGGAATCGAATCACCCAAATCAAAAGACATCTCCGGAATGGAAGTAAAGAATTTGTATGAAGCCGGAAGAATAAAAGATATTGCTACTTATTGTTCAAAGGATATTTATGCTACTTATCAGTTATATAAAATTTGGGAAGAATTTCTGAGATTTAAATAA
- a CDS encoding tetratricopeptide repeat protein gives MKSRLESLLEMLEQQPFDSFLLYGIALEYMAMNDDEKAEEYFKELLEADPGYVPAYMQYASLKINQNEIEDAKFLLRKGIKLAREKNDRHAVNEMEDLLDELE, from the coding sequence ATGAAATCAAGATTAGAATCATTACTCGAAATGCTTGAACAACAGCCATTCGATTCATTCCTTCTTTATGGAATTGCTTTGGAATACATGGCAATGAATGATGATGAAAAAGCTGAAGAATATTTCAAAGAGCTACTGGAAGCTGATCCTGGTTATGTGCCAGCGTATATGCAATATGCTTCTTTGAAAATAAATCAGAATGAAATTGAAGATGCAAAATTTCTGTTGAGAAAGGGAATCAAACTTGCTCGTGAAAAAAATGATCGTCACGCTGTAAATGAAATGGAGGATTTGCTTGATGAGCTTGAATGA
- a CDS encoding 4a-hydroxytetrahydrobiopterin dehydratase, which produces MTALTNQQILEQLKSLKNWIYVNNSISKEFEFKDFIEAMAFVNSLALEAEKMDHHPDILIYGWNKVKINLSTHSAGGVTEKDFQLAKKIEERLK; this is translated from the coding sequence ATGACTGCATTAACAAATCAACAAATCTTAGAACAATTAAAATCCTTAAAGAACTGGATTTATGTTAATAATTCCATCAGTAAAGAGTTTGAGTTTAAAGATTTTATTGAAGCAATGGCATTCGTAAACTCGCTTGCTCTGGAAGCAGAAAAAATGGATCATCATCCTGATATTTTAATTTATGGATGGAATAAAGTTAAAATAAATCTCTCAACACACAGCGCTGGTGGAGTTACGGAAAAAGATTTTCAACTCGCAAAAAAAATTGAAGAAAGACTCAAATGA
- a CDS encoding thioesterase family protein, with product MKDFNHKTTVTVRFHEVDMLGVCNNAVYINYFEHARLEYVKAAGLIPKGGIFSDGKLFFMVRNEINYRDHAFYDDELEIYSRISYIKNSSFGFDHLIVKKKTGQIIVDGKGVVVYVDPKTRKSTSLPDDFIEKVKKIDPDVQLIRS from the coding sequence ATGAAAGATTTCAATCATAAAACTACAGTAACAGTTCGCTTTCACGAAGTTGATATGCTAGGTGTTTGTAATAATGCTGTTTATATAAATTATTTTGAACACGCCAGACTTGAGTATGTGAAAGCTGCCGGTTTGATTCCTAAGGGTGGAATTTTTTCAGATGGAAAACTTTTTTTTATGGTTCGAAACGAAATCAATTATCGTGATCATGCTTTTTATGATGATGAATTAGAAATTTATTCCAGAATCTCTTACATAAAAAATTCTTCGTTTGGTTTTGATCATTTGATTGTAAAAAAGAAAACCGGACAAATCATTGTCGATGGTAAAGGTGTTGTGGTCTATGTTGATCCTAAAACAAGAAAATCAACATCATTACCGGATGATTTTATAGAAAAAGTGAAAAAGATTGATCCTGATGTCCAATTAATTAGGAGTTAG
- a CDS encoding GntG family PLP-dependent aldolase, with the protein MKFIDLRSDTVTKPSQEMRKAMCEAEVGDDVFKEDPTVNKLEEFAAELLGKEAALFVTSGVMGNQICLNVLTNPGDEVICERDAHIFNYESGSPAKLSGIQLLPVEGKNGVFTAKQVEPLIRPASAYYMPRTKVIEVENTHNRASGAIWPLEKIIELKILAQKYNLFYHLDGARIWNASVATGISVKEYSSHFDTISCCLSKGLGAPVGSIIAGTKEFIKEAYRIRKSWGGGMRQAGILAAAGLYALKNNIQRLKEDHEKARYLAQRISENPNLEVDPALVQTNIILFKPLTLSVEEGIKRCKDEGLLLSVGKVDLIRAVTHLDVSFDDVQKAADIIDSVF; encoded by the coding sequence ATGAAATTTATTGATTTACGAAGCGACACAGTTACAAAACCATCTCAGGAAATGCGCAAAGCAATGTGTGAAGCTGAGGTTGGTGATGATGTTTTCAAAGAAGACCCCACAGTAAATAAACTTGAGGAATTTGCTGCAGAACTTTTAGGTAAAGAAGCAGCATTATTTGTTACAAGTGGCGTGATGGGCAATCAAATCTGTCTTAATGTTTTAACAAATCCGGGGGATGAAGTAATTTGTGAAAGAGATGCGCACATTTTTAATTATGAATCAGGTTCACCTGCAAAATTAAGCGGCATTCAATTGCTGCCTGTTGAAGGAAAGAACGGTGTCTTTACTGCAAAACAGGTTGAGCCTTTAATCAGACCTGCATCTGCATATTATATGCCTCGCACAAAAGTTATTGAAGTAGAAAACACACACAATCGTGCGAGTGGTGCAATCTGGCCTTTGGAAAAAATAATTGAATTGAAAATTCTTGCGCAGAAGTACAATCTCTTTTATCATCTTGATGGTGCAAGAATCTGGAATGCATCAGTTGCAACAGGAATTTCTGTTAAAGAGTATTCATCGCATTTCGATACGATTTCATGCTGTCTTTCAAAAGGACTCGGAGCTCCGGTTGGTTCTATCATTGCCGGCACAAAAGAATTTATTAAAGAAGCATACAGAATCAGAAAATCCTGGGGTGGAGGAATGAGACAAGCAGGAATTCTTGCTGCAGCAGGATTATATGCTTTGAAAAACAATATTCAGAGATTAAAAGAAGATCACGAAAAAGCCAGATATCTTGCTCAAAGAATTTCTGAAAATCCTAATCTTGAAGTTGATCCTGCATTAGTTCAAACAAATATTATTTTGTTTAAACCATTAACATTAAGTGTTGAGGAAGGAATAAAGCGTTGTAAAGATGAAGGTTTGCTTTTATCAGTTGGTAAAGTGGATTTAATTCGTGCAGTAACTCACCTGGATGTCTCTTTCGATGATGTGCAAAAAGCAGCAGATATAATTGATTCAGTATTTTAA
- the floA gene encoding flotillin-like protein FloA (flotillin-like protein involved in membrane lipid rafts) translates to MEALTGLSIVIIIAIVLLLILFFYFIPIGLFITAYFSGVKLKIFRDLVGMRLRKVPPVLIVRNMITATKAGLTVDQAKLEAHYLAGGNVTKVINALVSADKANIGLTFERATAIDLAGRDVLEAVKMSVVPKVIETPMVAAVAKDGIQLKAIARVTVRANIDRLVGGAGEATILARVGEGIVSTIGSSNSHKEVLENPDKISKSVLAKGLDSGTAFEILSIDIADVDIGQNIGAILQTDQAEADLKVARAKAEERRAAAVALEQEMIAEVARQRAKVIEAEAEVPRAIAEAFRAGRLGVLDYYNLKNIQADTEMRSSIAQPEEKKNKPNG, encoded by the coding sequence ATGGAAGCATTAACAGGTTTATCAATTGTAATTATTATAGCAATAGTATTACTTCTTATTCTTTTCTTTTACTTCATTCCAATTGGACTATTCATTACCGCTTACTTTTCAGGTGTTAAGCTGAAAATATTCCGTGATTTAGTTGGAATGAGATTAAGAAAAGTTCCACCAGTTTTAATTGTAAGAAATATGATAACTGCAACCAAAGCAGGACTAACAGTTGACCAGGCAAAGCTTGAAGCTCACTATCTTGCCGGTGGAAATGTAACTAAAGTAATAAACGCTCTAGTCTCTGCTGATAAAGCAAATATCGGATTGACTTTTGAAAGGGCAACAGCAATTGATCTTGCTGGAAGAGATGTACTTGAAGCTGTAAAGATGTCAGTCGTACCGAAAGTAATTGAAACTCCAATGGTTGCAGCGGTTGCAAAAGATGGTATTCAGCTAAAAGCGATTGCGAGAGTAACTGTAAGAGCTAACATTGACAGGTTAGTTGGTGGCGCCGGAGAAGCTACAATTCTTGCAAGAGTTGGTGAAGGAATCGTCTCTACAATCGGTTCAAGTAATTCTCATAAAGAAGTTTTGGAAAATCCTGATAAAATTTCCAAAAGCGTTTTGGCTAAAGGTCTCGACTCCGGTACTGCTTTCGAAATTCTTTCAATTGACATCGCTGATGTAGACATCGGACAGAACATTGGTGCAATTCTGCAAACTGATCAGGCAGAAGCAGATCTTAAAGTTGCTCGTGCAAAGGCAGAAGAAAGAAGAGCAGCTGCAGTTGCATTAGAGCAGGAAATGATTGCAGAAGTTGCTCGTCAGCGTGCAAAAGTTATAGAAGCTGAAGCCGAAGTTCCAAGAGCAATTGCAGAAGCTTTCAGAGCCGGAAGACTCGGTGTTCTGGATTATTATAACCTGAAGAATATTCAGGCAGATACTGAAATGCGTTCTTCAATAGCACAACCTGAAGAAAAGAAAAACAAACCAAATGGATAA
- the pyrE gene encoding orotate phosphoribosyltransferase yields the protein MNDQQILDIFLKTDALLQGHFLLTSGRHSNQYFQCAKVLQYPDYTSQVCSVLADYFKNFEIDTVIAPAMGGIIVGYEVARQLNRRSIFTERENNVMTLRRGFSLSPQEKVLVCEDVVTTGGSVFEVIDIVKSSGAKVIGVASIVDRSNGKVNFGYPFKSTLKLDVVSYLPDECPICALGKLPLVKPGSRKVS from the coding sequence TTGAATGATCAGCAAATCCTTGACATATTCCTAAAAACTGATGCACTCCTTCAAGGACACTTTCTATTAACCTCGGGAAGACACAGCAATCAATATTTTCAATGTGCTAAAGTACTTCAATATCCGGATTACACATCTCAGGTTTGCTCTGTTCTTGCAGATTACTTCAAAAACTTTGAGATTGACACAGTAATTGCACCGGCTATGGGTGGAATAATTGTTGGCTATGAAGTTGCCCGTCAGCTGAATAGAAGATCAATATTTACCGAAAGAGAAAACAATGTTATGACTTTACGTCGTGGATTTTCTCTTTCGCCACAAGAGAAAGTTTTAGTTTGTGAAGATGTCGTAACAACCGGTGGTTCTGTTTTTGAAGTTATTGATATTGTGAAAAGCTCAGGTGCTAAAGTTATTGGAGTTGCATCAATAGTTGATAGGAGTAATGGCAAGGTGAATTTTGGTTATCCTTTCAAAAGTACATTGAAGCTTGATGTAGTTTCTTATCTTCCTGATGAATGCCCTATCTGTGCTTTAGGAAAATTGCCGCTTGTTAAACCTGGTTCAAGGAAAGTCTCATGA
- a CDS encoding ATP-dependent Clp protease ATP-binding subunit: MDGNFSDRLQDVIRLSREEALRLGHDYIGTEHLLLGIIREGQGVAVKILRNLDCDLLKLKKAIEDTVRTSGGTLTIGNIPLTKQAEKVLKITQIESKIYKADVIGTEHLLLSLLRDEDNIATQILHQFNVTYDAARAELNEMLSSKSPKDPSQPRPPVSDRKPEKTKTPVLDNFGRDLTKLAIEDKLDPVVGREKEIERVAQILSRRKKNNPVLIGEPGVGKTAIAEGLALRIIQKKVPRTLQDKRVVTLDLAGLVAGTKYRGQFEERMKALMNELEKAEDVILFIDELHTIVGAGGASGSLDASNMFKPALARGDIQCIGATTLDEYRKYIETDGALDRRFQKVMVEPPSYEETLQILENIKFKYEEHHRVRYTKEAIEAAVKLSNRYITDRHLPDKAIDVIDEAGSRVHMGHFEVPKEILDLEAEIENVRKEKARVVKMQDYEEAARLRDKERNLQSELELAKREWENKTKDIVHDVTEEDIATVVAMMTGIPVNRIAQTESEKLLKMEDALKQHIVGQDEAVIKLTKAIRRTRAGLKNPNRPIGSFIFLGPTGVGKTELCKVLAKYLFDSEDALIRIDMSEYMEKFSVSRLVGAPPGYVGYEEGGQLTEKVRRKPYSVVLFDEIEKAHPDIFSILLQVLDDGMLTDSLGRKVDFKNTIIIMTSNIGTKDLKNISSFGFGAKEEADNYAHMKDTVEEAMRKLFNPEFLNRIDETIVFRSLNKEDILKIIDIELKDLLQNMKDQKMNIVLDESAKNFLVEKGYDEKFGARPLRRAIQRYVEDPLAEEILRGSFKEGSTIIAKHFENSEELVFIEETPEQPIQQESKES; this comes from the coding sequence ATGGATGGAAATTTTTCAGACAGACTGCAGGATGTTATAAGACTCAGCCGCGAAGAAGCATTAAGACTTGGACACGATTATATTGGTACTGAACATCTTCTGCTCGGAATTATCCGGGAAGGACAAGGTGTTGCTGTAAAAATCTTAAGAAATCTTGATTGTGATTTATTGAAATTAAAGAAAGCAATCGAAGATACTGTAAGAACTTCCGGTGGAACTCTTACTATCGGAAATATTCCTCTTACCAAACAGGCAGAAAAAGTACTTAAGATTACTCAGATCGAATCAAAGATTTATAAAGCTGATGTTATCGGAACTGAGCATCTTCTTCTTTCATTGTTGAGAGATGAAGATAACATTGCTACTCAGATTCTTCATCAGTTCAATGTTACTTATGATGCTGCCCGGGCTGAGTTGAATGAAATGCTTAGCAGCAAAAGTCCTAAAGATCCTTCTCAACCACGACCACCTGTTTCCGACAGGAAGCCAGAAAAAACCAAAACTCCTGTGCTCGATAATTTTGGTCGTGATTTGACCAAGCTTGCAATCGAAGATAAACTTGACCCTGTTGTTGGAAGAGAAAAGGAAATCGAAAGAGTTGCTCAGATACTTAGTCGAAGAAAGAAAAATAATCCTGTCCTCATTGGCGAGCCAGGCGTTGGTAAAACAGCAATTGCCGAAGGTCTTGCTTTAAGAATCATTCAGAAAAAAGTTCCAAGAACTTTGCAGGATAAAAGAGTTGTAACACTTGATCTTGCAGGACTTGTCGCTGGTACAAAATATCGCGGACAATTTGAAGAGCGTATGAAAGCTTTGATGAATGAGCTTGAGAAAGCTGAAGATGTAATTCTTTTCATTGATGAGCTTCATACGATTGTTGGTGCTGGAGGTGCATCAGGTTCACTTGATGCTTCGAATATGTTCAAACCAGCTTTAGCTCGTGGTGATATTCAGTGCATTGGTGCAACTACTCTTGATGAGTATAGAAAATATATCGAAACTGATGGTGCATTAGATCGAAGATTCCAGAAAGTAATGGTTGAACCACCTTCTTATGAAGAAACTCTTCAGATTCTTGAAAACATAAAATTCAAATATGAAGAACATCATCGCGTTCGATATACAAAAGAGGCGATTGAAGCCGCAGTTAAACTTAGCAACAGATATATAACAGACAGACATCTGCCTGATAAAGCAATTGATGTTATTGATGAAGCTGGTTCAAGAGTACATATGGGACATTTTGAAGTTCCAAAAGAAATTCTTGATCTTGAAGCTGAAATTGAAAATGTAAGAAAAGAAAAAGCACGTGTTGTTAAAATGCAGGATTATGAGGAAGCTGCGAGATTGCGTGATAAAGAACGAAATCTTCAGTCAGAACTTGAGCTTGCAAAACGTGAATGGGAAAACAAAACAAAAGACATTGTTCACGATGTAACCGAAGAAGATATTGCAACAGTTGTTGCAATGATGACCGGTATTCCTGTTAACAGAATAGCTCAAACTGAGTCTGAAAAACTTCTCAAGATGGAAGATGCTCTTAAACAGCACATTGTTGGTCAGGATGAAGCTGTAATTAAATTAACTAAAGCTATTCGAAGAACCAGAGCCGGACTTAAAAATCCAAACAGACCAATCGGAAGCTTTATTTTCCTTGGTCCGACAGGAGTTGGTAAAACGGAGCTTTGTAAAGTTCTTGCAAAATACTTGTTCGATAGCGAAGATGCTCTCATCAGAATTGATATGAGTGAGTATATGGAGAAGTTTTCAGTCTCCAGATTAGTTGGAGCACCTCCGGGATATGTTGGTTATGAAGAAGGCGGACAGTTAACAGAAAAAGTCAGACGTAAACCATATTCGGTAGTATTGTTTGACGAGATTGAAAAAGCTCATCCGGATATTTTCAGTATTTTGCTTCAGGTACTTGATGATGGAATGCTTACAGATAGTCTTGGAAGAAAAGTTGATTTCAAGAACACAATCATCATAATGACTTCTAACATTGGTACAAAGGATCTGAAGAATATTAGCTCGTTTGGATTTGGTGCAAAAGAAGAAGCTGATAATTATGCGCATATGAAAGACACTGTTGAGGAAGCAATGAGGAAATTATTTAATCCGGAATTCCTGAACAGAATTGATGAAACTATTGTATTCAGAAGTCTGAATAAAGAAGATATACTTAAAATTATCGATATCGAATTGAAGGACTTGCTGCAGAATATGAAAGATCAGAAGATGAACATTGTTCTTGATGAATCAGCGAAGAATTTTCTTGTGGAAAAAGGATACGATGAAAAATTTGGCGCAAGACCTTTAAGAAGAGCAATTCAAAGATATGTTGAAGATCCTTTGGCTGAAGAAATCTTAAGAGGTTCTTTCAAAGAGGGATCAACAATTATCGCCAAACATTTTGAAAATTCTGAAGAGTTGGTATTCATAGAGGAAACTCCGGAACAACCAATTCAGCAGGAATCTAAAGAGTCATAA